A section of the Pseudophryne corroboree isolate aPseCor3 chromosome 11, aPseCor3.hap2, whole genome shotgun sequence genome encodes:
- the LOC134970287 gene encoding protein kinase C delta type-like: MSSKKRKRPNNNGSAIKELAAPSKRKKEEDGCEEKGDVSKIVMAGDIQVREENQSSEKASKTLQNKRKRESSDESPTMRKVRKTSSGKTEDMLKKVATKRSSDRTEDSGPCKKKKEEEHHDSPDEGPSVPIIPQASGRRGIKRTHTSEETGNKRRRTAGESGISVASTPETSAASQHLASLTFHRMLGEGGFGKVFLASHTISKQRLAVKVIEKSKVVNSIKKYSMCVEKEVMKITGESALFPHTYAAFHTPGHVFFVMEYLSGGDLFQLIQSRGPFDVPTIRFFAAEILCGLQFLHTKGIVHRDIKTENILLDAAGHVKIADFGLSVMNVHGDKKISGQTGTVNYMAPEIICNFPYNFMVDLFSFGVVLFEMATGLYPFHAGNDSTKIALSIMHDAPCYPSNLHPEIRDLLERLLCKDPEERLNRCSNITCHPFFKSINWENLEAGRITPPFTMYPAPGTMAEAIPVDDLLSPTESAISAEDESLFTGFSFTSDMWTTMNCVRQTSSRCIIL, from the coding sequence ATGAGTTCAAAAAAGAGAAAGCGACCAAATAACAACGGGTCTGCTATAAAGGAGTTAGCGGCTCCTAGcaagaggaagaaggaggaggatggaTGTGAGGAGAAAGGCGATGTTTCCAAAATCGTAATGGCAGGAGACATTCAGGTGCGCGAGGAGAACCAGTCATCTGAGAAAGCATCAAAGACTCTTCaaaataagagaaagagagagtcaTCAGATGAGTCCCCAACTATGAGGAAGGTGAGAAAGACCAGCAGCGGCAAAACTGAGGACATGCTTAAGAAAGTGGCCACTAAAAGATCCTCAGACAGGACAGAGGACAGTGGACCGtgtaagaaaaagaaagaggaggaACATCATGACAGTCCAGACGAGGGACCCAGCGTGCCCATCATACCCCAGGCATCTGGACGGAGGGGCATAAAGAGAACTCACACAAGTGAGGAAACTGGCAACAAAAGGAGGAGAACAGCAGGTGAAAGTGGGATATCCGTAGCCAGCACCCCAGAGACATCAGCTGCGTCTCAACATCTAGCCAGTTTGACCTTCCACAGAATGCTTGGAGAGGGCGGCTTCGGGAAGGTGTTCCTAGCTTCCCATACCATCAGCAAACAGCGTCTGGCCGTGAAAGTCATAGAAAAGAGCAAAGTAGTGAACAGCATTAAGAAATACTCCATGTGTGTAGAGAAAGAGGTGATGAAAATAACTGGGGAGAGTGCACTCTTTCCGCACACATATGCTGCGTTCCACACACCAGGCCATGTATTCTTTGTAATGGAGTACCTGAGTGGTGGAGACCTCTTCCAATTAATACAGAGCAGAGGCCCATTTGATGTTCCTACCATCAGATTTTTTGCAGCAGAAATACTCTGTGGGCTGCAGTTCCTGCACACAAAAGGCATTGTCCACAGGGACATTAAGACAGAAAATATACTTCTGGATGCAGCTGGCCATGTGAAAATCGCAGATTTTGGCCTCTCTGTGATGAATGTCCATGGCGATAAGAAAATCTCAGGACAAACTGGGACTGTGAATTACATGGCTCCAGAGATTATCTGTAATTTCCCATATAACTTCATGGTAGACCTCTTTTCATTCGGGGTAGTATTATTTGAAATGGCTACTGGATTATACCCCTTTCATGCTGGCAATGATTCCACCAAGATTGCGCTGTCTATCATGCATGATGCTCCATGCTATCCGAGCAATCTCCATCCAGAGATTAGGGACCTCCTTGAAAGACTCTTATGCAAAGACCCAGAGGAGAGACTGAATCGCTGTAGTAACATCACATGTCATCCATTCTTCAAGTCAATAAACTGGGAGAACCTAGAGGCCGGCAGGATAACTCCCCCATTTACCATGTATCCTGCCCCAGGGACAATGGCTGAAGCTATACCAGTGGATGACCTGCTCTCACctacagaatctgcaatatctgcagaGGATGAGAGCCTGTTCACAGGATTCTCCTTTACCAGTGACATGTGGACAACAATGAACTGCGTAAGACAaaccagcagccgctgcatcatccTCTAG
- the LOC134970289 gene encoding protein kinase C delta type-like, whose product MSSKKRKRPNNNGSAIKELAAPSKRKKEEDGCEEKGDVSKIVMAGDIQVREENQSSEKASKTLQNKRKRESSDESPTMRKVRKTSSGKTEDMLKKVATKRSSDRTEDSGPCKKKKEEEHHDSPDEGPSVPIIPQASGRRGIKRTHTSEETGNKRRRTAGESGISVASTPETSAASQHLASLTFHRMLGEGGFGKVFLASHTISKQRLAVKVIEKSKVVNSIKKYSMCVEKEVMKITGESALFPHTYAAFHTPGHVFFVMEYLSGGDLFQLLQSRGPFDVPTIRFFAAEILCGLQFLHTRGIVHRDIKTENILLDAAGHVKIADFGLSVMNVHGDKKISGQTGTVNYMAPEIICNFPYKFMVDLFFYSG is encoded by the coding sequence ATGAGTTCAAAAAAGAGAAAGCGACCAAATAACAACGGGTCTGCTATAAAGGAGCTAGCGGCTCCTAGcaagaggaagaaggaggaggatggaTGTGAGGAGAAAGGCGATGTTTCCAAAATCGTAATGGCAGGAGACATTCAGGTGCGCGAGGAGAACCAGTCATCTGAGAAAGCATCAAAGACTCTTCaaaataagagaaagagagagtcaTCAGATGAGTCCCCAACTATGAGGAAGGTGAGAAAGACCAGCAGCGGCAAAACTGAGGACATGCTTAAGAAAGTGGCCACTAAAAGATCCTCAGACAGGACAGAGGACAGTGGACCGtgtaagaaaaagaaagaggaggaACATCATGACAGTCCAGACGAGGGACCCAGCGTGCCCATCATACCCCAGGCATCTGGACGGAGGGGCATAAAGAGAACTCACACAAGTGAGGAAACTGGCAACAAAAGGAGGAGAACAGCAGGTGAAAGTGGGATATCCGTAGCCAGCACCCCAGAGACATCAGCTGCGTCTCAACATCTAGCCAGTTTGACCTTCCACAGAATGCTTGGAGAGGGCGGCTTCGGGAAGGTGTTCCTAGCTTCCCATACCATCAGCAAACAGCGTCTGGCCGTGAAAGTCATAGAAAAGAGCAAAGTAGTGAACAGCATTAAGAAATACTCCATGTGTGTAGAGAAAGAGGTGATGAAAATAACTGGGGAGAGTGCACTCTTTCCGCACACATATGCTGCGTTCCACACACCAGGCCATGTATTCTTTGTAATGGAGTACCTGAGTGGTGGAGACCTCTTCCAATTATTACAGAGCAGAGGCCCATTTGATGTTCCTACCATCAGATTTTTTGCAGCAGAAATACTCTGTGGGCTGCAGTTCCTGCACACAAGAGGCATTGTCCACAGGGACATTAAGACAGAAAACATACTTCTGGATGCAGCTGGCCATGTGAAAATCGCAGATTTTGGCCTCTCTGTGATGAATGTCCATGGCGATAAGAAAATCTCAGGACAAACTGGGACTGTGAATTACATGGCTCCAGAGATTATCTGTAATTTCCCATATAAGTTCATGGTAGACCTCTTTTTTTATTCGGGGTAG
- the LOC134970290 gene encoding protein kinase C delta type-like, which produces MSSKKRKRPNNNGSAIKELAAPSKRKKEEDGCEEKGDVSKIVMAGDIQVREENQSSEKASKTLQNKRKRESSDESPTMRKVRKTSSGKTEDMLKKVATKRSSDRTEDSGPCKKKKEEEHHDSPDEGPSVPIIPQASGRRGIKRTHTSEETGNKRRRTAGESGISVASTPETSAASQHLASLTFHRMLGEGGFGKVFLASHTISKQRLAVKVIEKSKVVNSIKKYSMCVEKEVMKITGDSALFPHTYAAFHTPGHVFFVMEYLSGGDLFQLIQSRGPFDVPTIRFFAAEILCGLQFLHTRGIVHRDIKTENILLDAAGHVKIADFGLSVMNVHGDKKISGQTGTVNYMAPEIICNFPYNFMVDLFSFGVVLFEMATGLYPFHAGNDSTKIALSIMHDAPCYPSNLHPEIRDLLERLLCKDPEERLNRCSNITCHPFFKSINWEKLEAGRITPPFTMYPAPGTMAEAIPVDDLLSPTESAISAEDESLFTGFSFTSDMWTTMNCVRQTSSRCIIL; this is translated from the coding sequence ATGAGTTCAAAAAAGAGAAAGCGACCAAATAACAACGGGTCTGCTATAAAGGAGCTAGCGGCTCCTAGcaagaggaagaaggaggaggatggaTGTGAGGAGAAAGGCGATGTTTCCAAAATCGTAATGGCAGGAGACATTCAGGTGCGCGAGGAGAACCAGTCATCTGAGAAAGCATCAAAGACTCTTCaaaataagagaaagagagagtcaTCAGATGAGTCCCCAACTATGAGGAAGGTGAGAAAGACCAGCAGCGGCAAAACTGAGGACATGCTTAAGAAAGTGGCCACTAAAAGATCCTCAGACAGGACAGAGGACAGTGGACCGtgtaagaaaaagaaagaggaggaACATCATGACAGTCCAGACGAGGGACCCAGCGTGCCCATCATACCCCAGGCATCTGGACGGAGGGGCATAAAGAGAACTCACACAAGTGAGGAAACTGGCAACAAAAGGAGGAGAACAGCAGGTGAAAGTGGGATATCCGTAGCCAGCACCCCAGAGACATCAGCTGCGTCTCAACATCTAGCCAGTTTGACCTTCCACAGAATGCTTGGAGAGGGCGGCTTCGGGAAGGTGTTCCTAGCTTCCCATACCATCAGCAAACAGCGTCTGGCCGTGAAAGTCATAGAAAAGAGCAAAGTAGTGAACAGCATTAAGAAATACTCCATGTGTGTAGAGAAAGAGGTGATGAAAATAACTGGGGACAGTGCACTCTTTCCGCACACATATGCTGCGTTCCACACACCAGGCCATGTATTCTTTGTAATGGAGTACCTGAGTGGTGGAGACCTCTTCCAATTAATACAGAGCAGAGGCCCATTTGATGTTCCTACCATCAGATTTTTTGCAGCAGAAATACTCTGTGGGCTGCAGTTCCTGCACACAAGAGGCATTGTCCACAGGGACATTAAGACAGAAAATATACTTCTGGATGCAGCTGGCCATGTGAAAATCGCAGATTTTGGCCTCTCTGTGATGAATGTCCATGGCGATAAGAAAATCTCAGGACAAACTGGGACTGTGAATTACATGGCTCCAGAGATTATCTGTAATTTCCCATATAACTTCATGGTAGACCTCTTTTCATTCGGGGTAGTATTATTTGAAATGGCTACTGGATTATACCCCTTTCATGCTGGCAATGATTCCACCAAGATTGCGCTGTCTATCATGCATGATGCTCCATGCTATCCGAGCAATCTCCATCCAGAGATTAGGGACCTCCTTGAAAGACTCTTATGCAAAGACCCAGAGGAGAGACTGAATCGCTGTAGTAACATCACATGTCATCCATTCTTCAAGTCCATAAACTGGGAGAAACTAGAGGCCGGCAGGATAACTCCCCCATTTACCATGTATCCTGCCCCAGGGACAATGGCTGAAGCTATACCAGTGGATGACCTGCTCTCACctacagaatctgcaatatctgcagaGGATGAGAGCCTGTTCACAGGATTCTCCTTTACCAGTGACATGTGGACAACAATGAACTGCGTAAGACAaaccagcagccgctgcatcatccTCTAG
- the LOC134970291 gene encoding protein kinase C delta type-like translates to MSSKKRKRPNNNGSAIKELAAPSKRKKEEDGCEEKGDVSKIVMAGDIQVREENQSSEKASKTLQNKRKRESSDESPTMRKVRKTSSGKTEDMLKKVATKRSSDRTEDSGPCKKKKEEEHHDSPDEGPSVPIIPQASGRRGIKRTHTSEETGNKRRRTAGESGISVASTPETSAASQHLASLTFHRMLGEGGFGKVFLASHTISKQRLAVKVIEKSKVVNSIKKYSMCVEKEVMKITGESALFPHTYAAFHTPGHVFFVMEYLSGGDLFQLIQSRGPFDVPTIRFFAAEILCGLQFLHTKGIVHRDIKTENILLDAAGHVKIADFGLSVMNVHGDKTISGQTGTLNYMAPEVICNFPYNFIVDLFSFGVVLFEMATGLYPFHAGNDSTKIALSIMHDAPCYPSNLHPEIRDLLERLLCKDPEERLNRCSNITCHPFFKSINWEKLEAGRITPPFTMYPAPGTMAEAIPVDDLLSPTESAISAEDESLFTGFSFTSDMWTTMNCVRQTSSRCIIL, encoded by the coding sequence ATGAGTTCAAAAAAGAGAAAGCGACCAAATAACAACGGGTCTGCTATAAAGGAGCTAGCGGCTCCTAGcaagaggaagaaggaggaggatggaTGTGAGGAGAAAGGCGATGTTTCCAAAATCGTAATGGCAGGAGACATTCAGGTGCGCGAGGAGAACCAGTCATCTGAGAAAGCATCAAAGACTCTTCaaaataagagaaagagagagtcaTCAGATGAGTCCCCAACTATGAGGAAAGTGAGAAAGACCAGCAGCGGCAAAACTGAGGACATGCTTAAGAAAGTGGCCACTAAAAGATCCTCAGACAGGACAGAGGACAGTGGACCGtgtaagaaaaagaaagaggaggaACATCATGACAGTCCAGACGAGGGACCCAGCGTGCCCATCATACCCCAGGCATCTGGACGGAGGGGCATAAAGAGAACTCACACAAGTGAGGAAACTGGCAACAAAAGGAGGAGAACAGCAGGTGAAAGTGGGATATCCGTAGCCAGCACCCCAGAGACATCAGCTGCGTCTCAACATCTAGCCAGTTTGACCTTCCACAGAATGCTTGGAGAGGGCGGCTTCGGGAAGGTGTTCCTAGCTTCCCATACCATCAGCAAACAGCGTCTGGCCGTGAAAGTCATAGAAAAGAGCAAAGTAGTGAACAGCATTAAGAAATACTCCATGTGTGTAGAGAAAGAGGTGATGAAAATAACTGGGGAGAGTGCACTCTTTCCGCACACATATGCTGCGTTCCACACACCAGGCCATGTATTCTTTGTAATGGAGTACCTGAGTGGTGGAGACCTCTTCCAATTAATACAGAGCAGAGGCCCATTTGATGTTCCTACCATCAGATTTTTTGCAGCAGAAATACTCTGTGGGCTGCAGTTCCTGCACACAAAAGGCATTGTCCACAGGGACATTAAGACAGAAAATATACTTCTGGATGCAGCTGGCCATGTGAAAATTGCAGATTTTGGCCTCTCTGTGATGAATGTCCATGGCGATAAGACAATCTCAGGACAAACTGGGACTCTGAATTACATGGCTCCAGAGGTTATCTGTAACTTCCCATATAACTTCATTGTAGACCTCTTTTCATTCGGGGTAGTATTATTTGAAATGGCTACTGGATTATACCCCTTTCATGCTGGCAATGATTCCACCAAGATTGCGCTGTCTATCATGCATGATGCTCCATGCTATCCGAGCAATCTCCATCCAGAGATTAGGGACCTCCTTGAAAGACTCTTATGCAAAGACCCAGAGGAGAGACTGAATCGCTGTAGTAACATCACATGTCATCCATTCTTCAAGTCCATAAACTGGGAGAAACTAGAGGCCGGCAGGATAACTCCCCCATTTACCATGTATCCTGCCCCAGGGACAATGGCTGAAGCTATACCAGTGGATGACCTGCTCTCACctacagaatctgcaatatctgcagaGGATGAGAGCCTGTTCACAGGATTCTCCTTTACCAGTGACATGTGGACAACAATGAACTGCGTAAGACAaaccagcagccgctgcatcatccTCTAG
- the LOC134970292 gene encoding protein kinase C delta type-like: MSSKKRKRPNNNGSAIKELAAPSKRKKEEDGCEEKGDISKIVMAGDIQVREENQSSEKASKTLQNKRKRESSDESPTMRKVRKTSSGKTEDMLKKVATKRSSDRTEDSGPCKKKKEEEHHDSPDEGPSVPIIPQASGRRGIKRTHTSEETGNKRRRTAGESGISVASTPETSAASQHLASLTFHRMLGEGGFGKVFLASHTISKQRLAVKVIEKSKVVNSIKKYSMCVEKEVMKITGESALFPHTYAAFHTPGHVFFVMEYLSGGDLCQLIQSRGPFDVPTIRFFAAEILCGLQFLHTKGIVHRDIKTENILLDAAGHVKIADFGLSVMNVHGEKKISGQTGTLNYMAPEVICNFPYNFMVDLFSFAVVLFEMATGLYPFHAGNDSTKIALSIMHDAPCYPSNLHPEIRDLLERLLCKDPEERLNRCSNITCHPFFKSINWEKLEAGRITPPFTMYPAPGTMAEAIPVDDLLSPTESAISAEDESLFTGFSFTSDMWTTMNCVRQTTSRCILL, translated from the coding sequence ATGAGTTCAAAAAAGAGAAAGCGACCAAATAACAACGGGTCTGCTATAAAGGAGCTAGCGGCTCCTAGcaagaggaagaaggaggaggatggaTGTGAGGAGAAAGGCGATATTTCCAAAATCGTAATGGCAGGAGACATTCAGGTGCGCGAGGAGAACCAGTCATCTGAGAAAGCATCAAAGACTCTTCaaaataagagaaagagagagtcaTCAGATGAGTCCCCAACTATGAGGAAGGTGAGAAAGACCAGCAGCGGCAAAACTGAGGACATGCTTAAGAAAGTGGCCACTAAAAGATCCTCAGACAGGACAGAGGACAGTGGACCGtgtaagaaaaagaaagaggaggaACATCATGACAGTCCAGACGAGGGACCCAGCGTGCCCATCATACCCCAGGCATCTGGACGGAGGGGCATAAAGAGAACTCACACAAGTGAGGAAACTGGCAACAAAAGGAGGAGAACAGCAGGTGAAAGTGGGATATCCGTAGCCAGCACCCCAGAGACATCAGCTGCGTCTCAACATCTAGCCAGTTTGACCTTCCACAGAATGCTTGGAGAGGGCGGCTTCGGGAAGGTGTTCCTAGCTTCCCATACCATCAGCAAACAGCGTCTGGCCGTGAAAGTCATAGAAAAGAGCAAAGTAGTGAACAGCATTAAGAAATACTCCATGTGTGTAGAGAAAGAGGTGATGAAAATAACTGGGGAGAGTGCACTCTTTCCGCACACATATGCTGCGTTCCACACACCAGGCCATGTATTCTTTGTAATGGAGTACCTGAGTGGTGGAGACCTCTGCCAATTAATACAGAGCAGAGGCCCATTTGATGTTCCTACCATCAGATTTTTTGCAGCAGAAATACTCTGTGGGCTGCAGTTCCTGCACACAAAAGGCATTGTCCACAGGGACATTAAGACAGAAAATATACTTCTGGATGCAGCTGGCCATGTGAAAATAGCAGATTTTGGCCTCTCTGTGATGAATGTCCATGGCGAGAAGAAAATCTCAGGACAAACTGGGACTCTGAATTACATGGCTCCAGAGGTTATCTGTAACTTCCCATATAACTTCATGGTAGACCTCTTTTCATTCGCGGTAGTATTATTTGAAATGGCTACTGGATTATACCCCTTTCATGCTGGCAATGATTCCACCAAGATTGCGCTGTCTATCATGCATGATGCTCCATGCTATCCGAGCAATCTCCATCCAGAGATTAGGGATCTCCTTGAAAGACTCTTATGCAAAGACCCAGAGGAGAGACTGAATCGCTGTAGTAACATCACATGTCATCCATTCTTCAAGTCCATAAACTGGGAGAAACTAGAGGCCGGCAGGATAACTCCCCCATTTACCATGTATCCTGCCCCAGGGACAATGGCTGAAGCTATACCAGTGGATGACCTGCTCTCACctacagaatctgcaatatctgcagaGGATGAGAGCTTGTTCACAGGATTCTCCTTTACCAGTGACATGTGGACAACAATGAACTGCGTAAGACAAACTACCAGCCGCTGCATCCTCCTCTAG